A genomic window from Octopus sinensis unplaced genomic scaffold, ASM634580v1 Contig19321, whole genome shotgun sequence includes:
- the LOC115232105 gene encoding uncharacterized protein LOC115232105 has protein sequence MVTNRACDILYHLEWPKKPKTVNNEDFVIVSAFYNLGEFLKPIGIRKPSQYYEWIYKYEFVKNHIVFFSDSKSFLDQLLKVRKGKQTTAIYLSRWELIGFKNIQRIKEIFTLPGYGKHPLQTGNSQYSAFMHSKHELIERAIRMFSNTSLYFAWADVGLLRNTDPQMDYSFTTSKYIDNNSIFLSQVKDFHEESMNIITKDAREYVAGGMFVGHAKVFLQFCETYKKLFYKLLDLNLIATDEKALYILFTREGRALVDSNVNMHVYNCGFFGFYTLFSNVKTTDKCDLREKP, from the coding sequence ATGGTAACGAACAGGGCATGTGACATACTATATCATCTTGAATGGCCAAAAAAGCCAAAAACAGTAAACAATGAAGATTTTGTAATAGTTTCTGCCTTCTACAATCTTGGGGAATTTTTGAAGCCAATCGGAATTCGGAAGCCTTCCCAGTACTATGAGTGGATTTACAAATACGAGTTTGTGAAAAATCACATTGTGTTTTTCTCGGATAGCAAATCTTTTCTCGACCAACTGTTAAAGGTccgaaaaggaaaacaaaccacTGCCATTTATCTTTCTCGTTGGGAGTTGATTGGATTTAAAAATATTCAGAGAATAAAGGAAATATTCACTCTTCCGGGTTATGGAAAGCACCCACTCCAGACGGGGAATTCCCAGTATTCGGCATTCATGCATTCCAAACACGAACTGATCGAAAGGGCCATTCGAATGTTTTCAAATACGTCCTTGTATTTTGCATGGGCAGACGTGGGGTTATTGCGTAATACCGACCCTCAAATGGACTATAGTTTTACAACTTCCAAATACATTGACAATAACAGCATTTTCTTGTCCCAGGTAAAAGATTTTCATGAAGAATCCATGAATATAATCACCAAAGACGCCAGAGAGTATGTTGCGGGTGGCATGTTCGTTGGTCATGCCAAAGTCTTCCTCCAGTTCTGCGAAacgtacaaaaaattattttataaactccTGGACCTCAATTTAATCGCTACAGACGAAAAAGCTCTCTACATTCTCTTCACACGTGAAGGACGGGCTCTAGTAGACAGTAATGTCAATATGCACGTGTACAATTGCGGGTTTTTCGGATTTTACACTCTCTTTTCAAATGTTAAAACTACTGACAAATGTGATCTCAGGGAAAAaccataa
- the LOC115232104 gene encoding lysosomal Pro-X carboxypeptidase-like, giving the protein MPELIRATLGLHFKPSDHNRQSVTLFVFSISSLLPEEDIHIKITLKEPKNTLKAEKDYKIGWFETFVSPHTFTCQVDHYNFNNNDKFEIKYLYSDQFYTKDGPGFIWEIASLFGAYVLFGEHRYYGESIPYKNGQNNISFEYLTAEQAMLDYVSLIDYLFPPKTKVIVFGGSYGGMLAAWMRMKYPAYITGALASSAPILMFEGYSDCGSPFVTITKNFRTEGPNSPENIKTLWNILNDHNTKYLDWLWNELNLCNQNERNIELLIQNITNLFFAASMVNYPSPSTLLVPLPAYPLRVTPRSHCQAISQYFNGKGMSEEELVRALALSLNLYFNNTGTRVLCFDFTDTYGSVDLLPWGYQMDLYMCSREGVDNMFPPMEYNSSRVNKECSELYGVTPRRGFIPLETNVRDLSSFTNIIFSNGDMDPWSGGGFYRQDNEGIHVVVIEGGAHHVDLRESSDNDPPSVVLARRREIEIIQGWLN; this is encoded by the exons ATGCCAGAACTGATACGAGCCACATTGGGCCTGCACTTCAAGCCGTCCG ATCATAACCGACAat CTGTGACCTTATTTGTGTTTTCCATCTCTTCGCTCCTTCCTGAAGaggatatacatataaaaataactttgaaaGAACCAAAAAACACCCTTAAAGCTGAAAAGGATTACAAAATTGGTTGGTTTGAGACATTTGTAAGCCCACATACTTTTACATGTCAGGTTGATCACTACAAtttcaacaacaacgacaaattcgaaataaaatatttatattctgacCAATTCTACACCAAGGACGGGCCA GGCTTTATTTGGGAGATTGCCTCCTTATTTGGGGCCTATGTCCTGTTTGGAGAACATAGATATTATGGAGAGTCGATTCCCTACAAGAATGGACAAAATAACatttcatttgaatatttgaCTGCTGAACAAGCCATGTTGGACTACGTCAGTTTAATTGACTATTTATTTCCTCCCAAAACAAAAGTTATTGTATTTGGGGGCTCCTATGGGGGCATGTTGGCGGCTTGGATGAGAATGAAGTACCCTGCTTACATCACCGG TGCTCTCGCATCGTCTGCGCCAATATTAATGTTTGAGGGGTACTCAGATTGTGGGTCCCCCTTTGTGACAATAACCAAGAATTTCCGAACAGAAGGACCCAATTCACCTGAGAACATTAAAACACTGTGGAACATACTAAATGACCATA ACACGAAATATTTGGATTGGTTGTGGAATGAATTAAATTTATGCAACCAGAATGAGAGAAATATCGAACTGCTCATTCAAAATATCACTAATCTATTTTTTGCCGCATCCATGGTGAACTACCCATCCCCCTCGACACTCTTGGTCCCCCTCCCTGCCTACCCACTCCGCGTAACCCCCCGATCTCACTGCCAGGCCATTTCCCAATACTTTAACGGGAAGGGAATGTCCGAAGAGGAGTTAGTCCGAGCACTGGCACTGTCCCTCAACCTGTACTTCAACAACACGGGCACTCGAGTCCTCTGCTTTGATTTTACCGACACTTATGGCTCAGTAGACTTGCTCCCCTGGGGGTACCAG ATGGATCTTTATATGTGTTCGAGGGAGGGTGTGGACAATATGTTCCCCCCAATGGAGTACAACAGTAGTAGGGTCAATAAGGAGTGCAGTGAGTTGTATGGAGTGACTCCACGACGGGGGTTTATCCCATTGGAGACGAATGTGCGTGATTTGTCTTCATTTACTAACATCATCTTCAGTAATGGAGACATGGATCCGTGGAGTGGAGGGGGTTTCTATCGACAGGACAATGAGGGAATTCACGTGGTCGTCATCGAAGGGGGGGCCCACCACGTTGACTTGAGGGAGTCCTCTGATAACGATCCCCCGTCTGTTGTGTTGGCCAGAAGACGTGAGATTGAGATCATACAGGGTTggcttaattaa